The Flavobacterium marginilacus genome window below encodes:
- a CDS encoding 3'-5' exonuclease, with translation MELKLNKPICFFDLETTGIDIGKDRIVEISVFKVFPNGNKESKTWLVNPTIPIPPSSTAIHGISNEKVANEPTFKELAPQVYNMIKDSDLAGFNSDRFDIPLLAEELLRAGVDFDMKNRVSVDVQTIFHKMEERTLSAALKFYCGKGLENAHSAEADTMATYEILKAQLDRYPELENDMKSLSEFTTRKKIADFAGMIAFDADNEEIFTFGKHKGAKVDKILETEPGYYSWIQNADFPLYTKKVLTAIKLRKLNTK, from the coding sequence ATGGAACTAAAACTCAATAAGCCAATTTGTTTTTTCGATCTTGAAACAACTGGAATCGATATCGGAAAAGACAGAATTGTAGAAATATCAGTTTTTAAAGTTTTCCCCAACGGAAATAAAGAAAGCAAAACATGGCTGGTGAATCCTACGATTCCAATTCCGCCTTCTTCAACAGCTATTCATGGTATAAGTAATGAAAAAGTGGCAAATGAGCCTACGTTTAAGGAATTGGCTCCGCAAGTTTACAACATGATTAAAGATAGCGATTTGGCTGGATTCAATTCGGATCGTTTTGATATACCTTTATTGGCTGAAGAATTACTGCGTGCCGGAGTTGATTTTGATATGAAAAACAGGGTTTCTGTAGATGTACAGACTATTTTTCATAAAATGGAAGAACGTACTTTGAGTGCGGCTTTGAAGTTTTACTGCGGTAAAGGTTTGGAAAATGCACATTCTGCCGAAGCTGATACTATGGCGACTTATGAAATTCTAAAAGCACAATTGGACCGTTATCCAGAACTGGAAAATGATATGAAATCATTGTCTGAGTTTACTACTAGAAAAAAAATAGCAGATTTCGCAGGAATGATCGCTTTTGATGCTGATAATGAAGAAATTTTTACCTTCGGGAAACACAAAGGAGCTAAGGTGGATAAGATTCTCGAAACAGAGCCAGGTTATTACAGCTGGATTCAAAATGCCGATTTTCCATTGTATACCAAAAAAGTTTTGACGGCTATTAAATTAAGAAAATTAAATACGAAATAA
- a CDS encoding fumarylacetoacetate hydrolase family protein, which yields MKIICIGRNYASHIEELKNERPSEPVIFMKPDSAVLLKQHPFVIPEFSEDIHHEIELIVKISKVGKYIEPKFAHKYYDEISVGIDFTARDLQAKLKEKGLPWEKAKAFDGSAVIGEFLPKSQFVSLENVTFELKNNNITVQKGNSDMMLWSIDELVSYVSQFFTLKIGDIIFTGTPAGVAAVNPNDVLEGFLEGQKLFRIQVK from the coding sequence ATGAAAATAATCTGCATCGGCAGGAATTACGCCAGCCATATAGAAGAATTAAAAAATGAGCGCCCTTCTGAACCGGTTATTTTTATGAAACCGGATTCGGCTGTTTTGTTAAAACAGCATCCTTTTGTGATTCCGGAATTCTCGGAGGATATTCATCATGAAATTGAGCTTATTGTGAAAATAAGCAAAGTGGGAAAATATATTGAGCCTAAGTTTGCGCATAAATATTATGACGAAATTAGTGTAGGAATTGATTTTACGGCAAGAGATTTACAAGCTAAATTGAAAGAAAAAGGACTGCCTTGGGAAAAAGCCAAAGCATTTGACGGATCGGCTGTTATTGGAGAATTTTTACCTAAAAGTCAATTTGTTTCACTGGAAAATGTTACTTTTGAATTGAAGAACAATAATATTACCGTCCAAAAAGGGAATTCAGACATGATGTTGTGGAGTATTGATGAGCTGGTTTCGTACGTTTCTCAGTTTTTTACATTAAAAATCGGTGATATTATTTTTACAGGAACGCCAGCGGGAGTTGCAGCGGTAAACCCGAATGATGTTCTAGAAGGATTTTTAGAAGGACAAAAACTATTTAGAATACAAGTAAAATAA
- a CDS encoding Hpt domain-containing protein, whose product MAIKYNLAKVYALSDNDPEFVNEILNLFVTEVPDDLAQIGDGIKKKDYKQTYAFAHKLKPTLDLLGLNVAFEEILQIEAWTKTEGKKKEIIETYKSVKSQVKDAIKELKKDFDL is encoded by the coding sequence ATGGCTATAAAATACAACTTAGCAAAAGTGTACGCACTTTCAGATAATGACCCGGAATTTGTAAATGAAATTTTAAATTTATTTGTTACTGAAGTACCGGATGATTTAGCGCAGATAGGGGATGGTATCAAGAAGAAAGATTATAAGCAGACCTATGCTTTTGCACACAAACTGAAACCTACTTTAGATTTATTGGGTTTGAATGTGGCATTCGAAGAAATTTTGCAAATCGAGGCCTGGACTAAAACAGAAGGTAAAAAGAAAGAAATAATTGAAACATATAAAAGTGTTAAATCACAGGTGAAAGACGCTATCAAAGAGCTGAAAAAAGATTTCGACCTTTAG
- a CDS encoding competence/damage-inducible protein A: MKAAIVTIGDEILIGQIVDTNSGFIAKSLDRIGVEVREMLSVSDSREHILDTFSKLQNTVDIVIITGGLGPTKDDITKKTFCDYFEDELVVDDAVLEHVTQLIERFYKRPITQINKDQALVPSKCTVLANKVGTAPGMWIKKENTVFVSLPGVPFEMKYLVENEIIPKLVQDYKRPYILHKTILTYGRGESAVAEQIEDWENNLPEFIKLAYLPAYGRVNLRLSARGTNKELLEKAIEENVISLTEIIGDIIVGFEDDETLETVIGKILTQQNKTVATAESCTGGGVARLLSSVPGASNYFKGSVVAYATEVKQNVLGIPKNLIEEHSVVSAEVARAMALSVKTLLKTDYAIATTGNAGPSKGEADASVGTVYIAVATANGVFAEEFDFGQPREKVIDRASVKGLEMLLKEISKKEQ, from the coding sequence ATGAAAGCAGCCATAGTTACAATTGGAGATGAAATTTTAATTGGTCAGATTGTTGATACAAATTCGGGTTTTATAGCCAAATCATTAGATAGAATAGGAGTTGAGGTTCGTGAAATGCTTTCTGTAAGTGATTCTCGTGAACATATTCTGGATACATTTTCAAAACTGCAGAATACAGTTGATATTGTAATTATTACAGGAGGACTCGGGCCTACAAAGGATGATATAACTAAGAAAACATTTTGTGATTATTTTGAAGATGAATTGGTTGTTGATGATGCGGTTCTTGAACATGTAACTCAATTGATAGAAAGATTTTATAAACGGCCGATTACTCAGATTAATAAAGATCAGGCTTTGGTTCCTTCTAAGTGTACTGTTCTTGCTAATAAGGTTGGTACAGCACCAGGGATGTGGATAAAAAAGGAAAATACTGTGTTTGTTTCATTGCCGGGAGTTCCTTTTGAGATGAAATATTTGGTAGAAAATGAAATTATTCCCAAATTAGTTCAGGATTATAAGCGTCCATATATTCTTCATAAAACGATACTGACTTACGGACGCGGAGAAAGTGCAGTGGCGGAACAGATTGAAGACTGGGAAAATAATCTGCCCGAATTTATAAAGCTGGCTTATCTGCCTGCGTACGGAAGGGTGAATCTGCGTCTTTCGGCCAGAGGAACTAATAAAGAGTTGTTGGAAAAAGCAATAGAAGAGAATGTGATTTCTCTCACTGAAATAATAGGAGATATTATTGTAGGTTTTGAAGATGATGAAACTCTTGAAACAGTTATAGGAAAGATTCTAACACAGCAGAATAAAACTGTTGCCACCGCCGAAAGCTGTACAGGCGGAGGTGTTGCGCGGCTGCTAAGTTCTGTTCCTGGAGCTTCTAATTATTTTAAAGGAAGTGTTGTTGCTTATGCGACGGAAGTGAAGCAAAATGTATTAGGTATTCCGAAGAATTTGATTGAAGAACACAGTGTTGTGAGTGCTGAAGTCGCCAGAGCTATGGCTTTGAGCGTGAAAACATTACTAAAAACAGATTATGCTATCGCAACAACAGGCAATGCCGGTCCGTCAAAAGGGGAGGCAGATGCAAGTGTCGGGACGGTCTATATTGCTGTGGCTACGGCTAATGGAGTTTTTGCAGAAGAGTTTGATTTTGGTCAACCACGTGAAAAAGTGATAGATAGAGCATCGGTAAAAGGGCTTGAAATGTTATTGAAAGAAATTTCGAAAAAAGAACAATAA
- the rpmB gene encoding 50S ribosomal protein L28: MSRVCDLTGKRAMVGNNVSHAMNKTKRKFSVNLVKKRFYLPEEDRWITLRVAASTIKTINKNGIAAVLKKAQSEGFIK, translated from the coding sequence ATGTCAAGAGTTTGTGACCTTACAGGTAAAAGAGCGATGGTAGGAAATAACGTTTCTCACGCTATGAACAAAACTAAGAGAAAATTTTCTGTAAACTTAGTTAAAAAGCGTTTTTATCTTCCAGAAGAAGATAGATGGATTACTCTTAGAGTAGCAGCATCTACGATAAAAACAATTAATAAAAATGGAATCGCTGCAGTTTTGAAAAAAGCGCAGTCAGAAGGATTTATTAAATAA
- the rpmG gene encoding 50S ribosomal protein L33: MAKKGNRIQVILECTEHKTTGVAGTSRYITTKNKKNTPDRLEIKKFNPILKRVTVHKEIK, encoded by the coding sequence ATGGCAAAGAAAGGAAATAGAATCCAGGTAATTTTAGAATGTACTGAGCACAAAACTACAGGTGTTGCAGGAACTTCAAGATATATAACTACTAAGAACAAAAAAAATACTCCAGACAGATTAGAGATTAAAAAATTTAATCCAATCTTGAAAAGAGTTACTGTTCATAAAGAAATTAAATAA
- a CDS encoding DUF4295 domain-containing protein, whose product MAKKTVASLQTSSKRLSKAIKMVKSPVTGAYTFVESIMAPEEVDEFLKKK is encoded by the coding sequence ATGGCAAAGAAAACCGTAGCATCGTTACAAACATCTTCTAAGAGATTATCAAAAGCCATCAAAATGGTGAAATCTCCAGTAACTGGCGCATATACATTCGTTGAATCTATTATGGCTCCTGAAGAAGTTGATGAATTCTTGAAAAAGAAATAA
- the ftsY gene encoding signal recognition particle-docking protein FtsY codes for MSFFKKIFSSEKKDSSLSQEAKQSLDKGLEKTKTSFFSKLTKAVAGKSKVDDDVLDNLEEILVSSDVGVNTTLKIINRIEKRVEADKYLGTDELNQILRDEIAGLLSETNTGEATEFVIPINTKPYVLMVVGVNGVGKTTTIGKLSYQFKKAGYKVVLGAADTFRAAAIDQLQIWADRVGIPIVRQEMGSDPASVAFDTLQSAVAQNADVVIIDTAGRLHNKINLMNELSKVKRVMQKVVGDAPHDVMLVLDGSTGQNAFEQAKQFTAATEVSCLAVTKLDGTAKGGVVIGISDQFQIPVKYIGVGEGIEDLQVFNKYEFVDSFFK; via the coding sequence ATGAGCTTTTTTAAAAAAATATTCTCTTCAGAGAAAAAAGACTCGAGCCTAAGCCAAGAGGCGAAACAATCATTAGATAAAGGTCTTGAGAAAACCAAAACCAGTTTTTTTTCCAAGTTAACCAAAGCGGTTGCTGGAAAATCAAAAGTGGATGATGATGTTTTGGATAATTTAGAAGAAATTCTTGTTTCTTCGGATGTGGGAGTAAATACAACTCTTAAAATAATTAACCGAATCGAAAAAAGAGTAGAAGCAGATAAATATCTTGGGACTGATGAGCTTAATCAGATTTTAAGAGATGAGATTGCAGGACTATTATCAGAAACTAATACGGGTGAAGCTACAGAATTTGTTATTCCGATAAACACAAAGCCTTATGTTTTGATGGTTGTTGGTGTAAATGGCGTAGGTAAAACAACGACAATTGGAAAACTTTCTTACCAATTTAAGAAAGCTGGTTATAAAGTAGTTCTAGGAGCAGCAGATACTTTCCGTGCTGCAGCGATTGATCAGCTGCAGATATGGGCAGACAGAGTAGGTATTCCTATTGTCCGTCAGGAAATGGGGAGTGATCCGGCTTCGGTAGCCTTTGATACGTTGCAATCTGCTGTCGCTCAAAACGCTGATGTTGTTATTATTGATACTGCCGGTCGTCTGCATAATAAAATTAACCTGATGAACGAACTTTCAAAAGTAAAACGTGTAATGCAGAAAGTGGTTGGCGATGCACCTCACGATGTAATGCTTGTTTTGGATGGTTCTACTGGACAGAATGCATTTGAACAGGCCAAACAGTTTACTGCTGCTACCGAGGTTTCGTGTTTAGCAGTTACCAAATTAGATGGTACTGCCAAAGGCGGTGTTGTAATTGGTATTTCGGATCAGTTTCAGATTCCTGTAAAATATATTGGTGTCGGCGAAGGAATTGAAGACTTACAGGTTTTCAATAAATACGAGTTTGTTGACAGCTTTTTTAAATAA
- a CDS encoding serine hydrolase domain-containing protein, with protein MSKSLLLLFVAVFCINCSSDNKESDTPPTEEPLYFPPLTGTTWKTKSVESLDWNKAAVQPLLDYLKLKNTKGFIILVNGQIVMENYFNGHDAATNWYWASAGKTLTSAMTGIAQQENLININNKVSQYIGTGWTSTPIDKENLITCKNLLTMTSGLNDATDDVTPSALTYTADAGTRWAYHNVYVKLQDVVAAASRQTWSAYFNTKLRDKIGMDGSWFASGNNSVYYSTTRSMARFGLLMYNKGKWNDDVILNESYFNEATNTSQNINLGYGYLWWLNGKASYHLPQSQASFQGSIIPTGPNDMFMALGKNDQKIYIVPSKKMVVIRMGEAADNVNLALSDFDKTLWTKINALYQ; from the coding sequence ATGTCTAAATCACTACTATTACTATTTGTTGCTGTTTTTTGTATCAATTGTTCCTCAGATAATAAAGAATCAGATACTCCTCCTACTGAAGAACCACTATACTTTCCGCCACTTACAGGAACTACCTGGAAAACCAAATCAGTTGAAAGCCTTGATTGGAATAAAGCAGCCGTACAGCCGCTTTTAGATTACCTAAAACTCAAAAACACTAAAGGTTTTATCATTCTTGTTAATGGTCAGATCGTAATGGAAAATTATTTCAATGGCCATGATGCTGCTACAAATTGGTACTGGGCAAGTGCAGGAAAAACATTAACATCAGCAATGACTGGAATTGCACAGCAGGAAAACCTCATCAATATCAATAATAAAGTATCTCAATACATAGGAACAGGCTGGACTAGCACTCCTATTGACAAAGAAAATCTAATTACCTGCAAAAATTTACTGACAATGACTTCAGGGCTTAACGACGCCACTGATGATGTCACACCATCTGCCTTAACTTATACTGCCGATGCTGGAACACGTTGGGCATATCATAATGTGTATGTAAAACTGCAGGATGTTGTTGCTGCAGCTTCCAGACAAACATGGTCTGCCTATTTCAACACCAAATTAAGAGACAAAATAGGAATGGATGGCTCTTGGTTTGCTTCTGGCAACAACAGCGTATATTACAGCACAACAAGAAGCATGGCTCGTTTTGGATTGTTGATGTACAATAAAGGAAAATGGAATGATGATGTAATTTTAAATGAAAGTTATTTCAATGAAGCTACAAACACTTCACAAAACATCAACTTAGGCTACGGCTATCTGTGGTGGCTGAACGGCAAAGCGAGTTATCATCTGCCACAATCACAAGCTTCTTTTCAAGGAAGCATTATCCCAACAGGACCAAATGACATGTTTATGGCTTTGGGTAAAAACGACCAGAAAATCTATATTGTTCCAAGCAAAAAAATGGTTGTCATCCGAATGGGCGAAGCAGCTGATAACGTTAATTTAGCTTTATCCGACTTTGACAAAACACTTTGGACAAAAATAAATGCTTTGTATCAGTAA
- a CDS encoding DUF721 domain-containing protein — protein sequence MAKRLNNQSTVGDILKQIIEVNKLQSGMDEIDVKDAWRNLMGNGVNSYTNNVVLKGSTLYVQLTSAVLREELSHGKSKIIKMINEELRRDVVKDVVLR from the coding sequence ATGGCAAAAAGACTAAATAATCAAAGTACTGTAGGAGATATCCTGAAACAGATTATTGAGGTGAATAAACTGCAGTCTGGAATGGATGAGATTGATGTGAAAGATGCTTGGCGTAATCTGATGGGGAACGGTGTGAACAGTTATACCAACAATGTGGTTTTGAAAGGATCAACTCTGTATGTTCAGTTAACCTCTGCGGTGCTGCGGGAAGAATTGAGTCACGGCAAATCCAAGATTATCAAAATGATTAATGAGGAATTGAGGAGAGATGTGGTGAAGGATGTTGTTTTGAGGTAA
- a CDS encoding nucleoside-diphosphate kinase, which yields MATNRTFTMIKPDAVQNGHIGNILAMITNGGFKIVSLKLTQLTVADAQAFYAVHAARPFYGELVEFMSRGPIVAAILEKENAVEDFRTLIGATNPADAAEGTIRKAYAASIGENAVHGSDSDENAAIESAFHFAGREQF from the coding sequence ATGGCGACTAATAGAACTTTTACAATGATTAAACCAGATGCGGTTCAAAACGGACACATCGGAAACATATTAGCAATGATTACAAACGGTGGTTTCAAAATCGTTTCTTTGAAATTAACTCAATTAACTGTTGCAGATGCTCAGGCATTTTACGCTGTGCACGCTGCAAGACCTTTCTACGGAGAATTAGTAGAATTCATGTCAAGAGGTCCTATCGTTGCTGCAATTTTAGAAAAAGAAAACGCCGTTGAAGATTTCAGAACTTTAATTGGTGCTACAAACCCTGCTGATGCTGCCGAAGGAACAATTCGTAAAGCATATGCAGCTTCTATCGGAGAAAATGCAGTTCACGGATCTGACAGTGACGAAAACGCTGCTATCGAAAGTGCATTCCACTTTGCCGGAAGAGAGCAATTTTAA